The following nucleotide sequence is from Chromobacterium rhizoryzae.
CCTCCCGGTCCGCCCAGCCGGCCGCGCGGCGGTAAGCCGGCGCGCCGTCCTTGGCCACCAGCACCACCGCCCCCACCAGCCGCCGCTCGCTCAGCGCCTGTTCCAGCACCGCGTCCACCCGCGCGTCCAGGCCCGCTTCCAGACGGCTGGGCCGCACGCCGCATTCCACATTCGACATATCGCTTCCTTTGGCTTCAAAACAGCCACCACGATAAGCGACGGCCGCGCCGGGAAAAAGCGGGCGGCGCTCCGCGCTATCGTGAGAAATTGTCCGGAATGGGAGACCGGCGCTTCAGAGGCTGGCGCGTATGATGTCCGCCGCCCGCTCCACCTGCCCGCGCGTCACCAGGCTGCTGCTGATGAAGCGCACCAGATCCGGTTTCCAGGCCAGCGCCAGCACGCCCCGCTCCGCCAGTCTGGCCACCATGGCCTTGGCGTCCGCCGCTTCGATGAACACCATATTGGTCTCCACCGGGTACTTCAGCCGCGCCGCCGCGCTCAATTTGTCGCCCAGGATGCGGGCCTTTTCATTGTCTTCCTGCGTCACCTGCTGCCAGCGCCGCATCTTGTCCAGCGCGATGCCGGCCATCAGGCCGGATTGGTGCAGGCAGCCGCCGTACCATTTGCGGAAGACCTTGGCCGCCTCTATCTTGCGGGCCGGGCCGGCCAGGATGGAGCCGAAGGGCGCGCCCACGCCCTTGGAGAAGCAGAAATTCAGCATGTCCGCCGGCCCCAAGTAACGCGCCGGCGACAGGTCCAGATGGCTGCAAGCGTTGAGCACCCGCGCGCCGTCCAGGTACAGGCTCAGCCCCATTTCGTCGCACAGCGCGCGCATGCGCAGCATTTCCGCCGCCGGATAGACGATGCCGCCGTAGGTGTTGATGCTGCTTTCTATCGCCACCGCCTTGGGCTCCGCGTACAGGCTGGACCAGCGCGCCTTGGCGTGAATGGCCCGGCGCGCGTCGTCGGCGGTGAGGATGCCGTCCGCGCTGTGGTAGGGGTTCAGCACCAGGCCGCTATTGGCGCTGACGGCGGAGGATTCGAAGAAATTGATGTGGTAGCCCACCTCGGTGACGATCTCGTCGCCGGGCCCGGCCAGGCAGCGCAGCCCCACTTGATTGCTCATGGTGCCTGAGGGCATGAACAAGGCCGCTTCCTTGCCGAACAAGTCCGCGCAGTAGGCTTCCAGCTCGCGCACATAGCGGTCTTCGCCGTAGCAGTCGTCGCCGATCTTGGCGAAATCCAGCGTCTCCACGTCGCTCTTGCTGACCCGCGTCAGGGTGTCGCTTCTCAAATCGATGATGTCCGGCATGTCTGGCTCCGTTCGTGAACGTCGGCTGGAGGATGGCAAGCGGCGGCAAGGAAAGCGTCTGGCGAGCGCGCGCGTCGGCGCCCGTCGTCCAGTCCGCGCCATTGGCGTGCCAATGAAACGCGAAGCCGATGCTAGGGGCCGGACATCAATGATTCAACACTACTTTTGATAAGGTAGCCGCCGGTCGGCGCGCTAGTTATTCGTACGGAGTGCGATTTTACGCTGGAGAACTACCATGGTAGCCACGCCGCCAATCAGCGAGGCCATCATGAAAAACCTGAAATATCACGGCTTGTGGGCAGGCCTGTTGCTGCTGGACATCGCCGCGCTGTACGGGCTGTCGCTGCTGATGGCGCAGCCCTTTTCCCGCCCGCAGCACGCCAGTCATTTCGCGC
It contains:
- a CDS encoding threonine aldolase family protein, encoding MPDIIDLRSDTLTRVSKSDVETLDFAKIGDDCYGEDRYVRELEAYCADLFGKEAALFMPSGTMSNQVGLRCLAGPGDEIVTEVGYHINFFESSAVSANSGLVLNPYHSADGILTADDARRAIHAKARWSSLYAEPKAVAIESSINTYGGIVYPAAEMLRMRALCDEMGLSLYLDGARVLNACSHLDLSPARYLGPADMLNFCFSKGVGAPFGSILAGPARKIEAAKVFRKWYGGCLHQSGLMAGIALDKMRRWQQVTQEDNEKARILGDKLSAAARLKYPVETNMVFIEAADAKAMVARLAERGVLALAWKPDLVRFISSSLVTRGQVERAADIIRASL